The Candidatus Taylorbacteria bacterium genome has a window encoding:
- a CDS encoding SurA N-terminal domain-containing protein: MENEQQNMESGKKGKMKKSTKTIIIIVIIVILVIIFSIVMRQSSAAATVDGASISKSSVSQRLETQYGKQVLDSFVAEKLIQEEANKRGIKITAEAVDGELAKIKSQVESQGGKFDDALKMQGISVDELKKQINLQMSLAEILKDKIQVTDLEVATYVKDNKITIPDGKDAEVMAQVKFEISQQKLGSEVTAWLSDAKAKAKIQYFVNY, from the coding sequence ATGGAAAACGAACAACAAAATATGGAGAGTGGAAAGAAAGGAAAAATGAAGAAGAGCACTAAAACAATTATTATCATCGTCATCATTGTTATTCTCGTAATCATTTTCTCGATTGTCATGAGACAATCCTCTGCCGCGGCCACAGTCGACGGCGCCTCAATCAGCAAATCGAGCGTTTCTCAAAGACTCGAGACACAGTACGGAAAGCAGGTTCTGGATTCATTCGTAGCCGAAAAATTAATTCAGGAAGAAGCGAACAAAAGGGGCATAAAGATTACCGCAGAAGCAGTTGACGGGGAACTCGCTAAAATAAAATCGCAAGTCGAGTCTCAAGGCGGAAAGTTCGATGATGCCTTGAAAATGCAGGGAATCAGCGTAGATGAATTAAAAAAGCAGATTAACCTACAAATGAGTCTCGCGGAAATCCTTAAAGATAAAATTCAGGTAACCGACCTTGAAGTAGCCACGTACGTCAAGGACAATAAAATTACGATTCCCGACGGAAAAGACGCAGAAGTAATGGCTCAAGTTAAATTCGAGATAAGCCAGCAGAAGTTAGGAAGCGAGGTTACAGCTTGGTTGAGCGACGCCAAGGCGAAAGCGAAGATACAGTATTTCGTCAACTATTAA